Genomic window (Magnolia sinica isolate HGM2019 chromosome 6, MsV1, whole genome shotgun sequence):
GGGAAAATTGCTGGAATCGGGTACAAGATAGCCATCCATTAATTCTGACAGGAATTCAGATGCTTCAACCTCTGATCGTTTAAAGAACCTTGGGATTTCAAGAGAGCAGATCTGGTTTTGTCTGGAGGAGGGATACTTGCTGTGGTCTTCGCATCCTCTCTTTTTAGAGGTAGAAGATTGCGGTATCTAGATTCTAACATAAATGTCGGGCATTCTGACCTTAGATCTATTGGAAACCCTAGAATTTGTAGATAATGGGTCTGGTTGTGTTCTCAGGTCCCAACGACTATGGATTTtgcttctttcctttttattttgtcTGAATTTTGGGGGCATTTTTGCGTTTCCTTGCAGTAGAAACCTTGAAATCAGAAAAAAAACTTGTCTAGAATATTtcaatcgtctctctctctctctctgtttttttgaAGATTGCTCTCTTCCTGCATAGATAAGAAAATTAATTTTTCTGATATATTCTATCTATAAATTGACCTTCAAAATAAACTTTGGGAATTTTTACTTTTGATCAGCTCAAAAAGCTTgaaaatccaaagaaaagtgccttctctttctctctcttttatttttacagAAATTTTATAAATGCTTCTTCATAGATGATATCTGGAGGCTATTTATTCTGATTTTGTGGGAGTAAGACAACACACTTTCTGGTGCATTTTGGTCTTATTTCGAGGATCGTTTCCATGTTCTTTAGCTGACTTTTTGGGAGAAAGAAGAAGGATTCAAAGGGGAAAATGGCCGATCAGGGCTTGGAAGGGAGCCAACCAGTAGATCTTTCCAAGCATCCGTCTGGCATTGTTCCCACGCTCCAGtaagtttctttttctttgtctCTTGGTGTTGTTAACAAGGATGTAAAAATGGCATTGTTGATGTGCTGAAAGGAGGAGGATTTGGTGTGATATGTAATGTGAACGTTTTCTATGTGTTTTCATTGAAAAAAATATCTGATTGGTGTTGTTCATGTAAATATGGCAGTATAACAAGTGATTCATTTTTGTTCTGTAAATAGAAAATGAAATTCTAGTGGGAAGATGGGACTCTAGTCAGAGTTCCTTTCACCTCCCCTTTCGCCAATGGCTGAGACATATTTGATAAGCACGCTCATTTATTACCTTGCCATGTTTCAGTCGACATGGATACAAGTTTTCACTTAGTCCATTTGTTGAACCATGCATCAATCTCATGCTTGTGTCACAATCAAGGCCATATTGACCGTTTCAGAACAGCCTTTTATCAAAGTAAAGAGGGGGCTTGAAGTAATCATCTTCGATGAAAATTGAATTGTATAGTAGCAGGCTATgctgtatatatataaatttatattaTGGCTGCCCGTGCTGGTGTTTCAAGTTTGTGCGACTTACTATTTTAATTTAGTGTCCAACGGTATGCTTTGATAGGCACTGTCGCTGcaaaccattattattatttttttaaatatgaccACAGAAAATTGTCTTCCATAGAAATAGCTACAAGAGAAGAATAAAATATAGGGGGCAAGAGTCCCaacactaaaagaaaattttaatggattGGACATGGCATTGGCCCACTGGATGGCATTCTTCGATTCCCCTTCAattcaaggtgttccgtatctgtTGCTATATGGCCGTGAAGGccaatacgtataggtaacggtcGTGACCGTTATGCGGTACGGGGGAGAAATGGGGCAGTTGTTTTTTTGGGACCGTAGCGGCCGTTACAAGGCATAACAACTGTTACCTCCGTTACGGTCGAAaaacaaccattttttttttttctatttaaatccatttgtctctctttttttttttccttcacttTTTTCATTTCGAAAATTCTTTTAGATCATTCTATGGTAGATTTCAACTACTCTTACTATAGCTTCTAGGTCATGTTTGgtccgtggaattgaatggtattgaattgtattagatggaattaacatcattattagacaatgattgcatgtctggaaataccatggtattgttgccatccaatcccatgtttgggataaaatttttgctaTGGAGAAACacgggattaagcaaaatcatgtttggtggaccatggaattggaACTGACGGACCAAATTCAAAACGAATGTCGTTAGCTTGTACATATATAACCATACTACCATAGTATCAtatgtaaatggtgtatatgaaTGGATCGCGTGGAttaacgcatgcatcaatgttgggtccacatgtgtagtggatttcaaaatccacggaaatcctcaataggaccaaatgcaattccatgggactaaatgcaattccatcccacctaatctcaacCTTTACCAATCCTctccaaatgttggatggaattgcacagaccaaatgcaattctgtccaacctaatcccatctaatgccCTGAGCCAAACGCCCTCTTAGGATTACAGCGGtagattgaagcgatttgagcaaaTAGAAGCTTCGAGgaccatttttcaaaaaattgaaaaggttgtatttatgcctttttttttcccGTTTTTTAAGTTCTAATGATTGATTGTGATATCtaaatattagagacacataaccatgttcatGAATTCACTAGACAGCCTAATACAAtgctctcaccaaagagtggactgttacaacactctcaccaaatagTGGATTGTtacgctaccataaacatgttaaaaaaataataataatatatatttggAGTATTTACATTATTATGGATTTTTCCAgatattttttttagaattttttggacaaaaaaataataatccaacCGTTACAGGGGTCGTATCGGTTGTCACACCCCTGTATCGGCAGATACGGGTGATACTtgtattggtaatggtggtgaccattacagccaccgttactgatacggaacaccttgcttcTATGACAATGTTTCACGAGAAATGTGAAGTAAAGATCGTAATTCTTGTCTTTTTACGGCCACCCCTTCAATAACAAAGCTGCCCACTTTGTTGGTTGGAGAAATGTTTGTGAGGAAATCCTTTCCCCACCTCTTATAACATGTGCTTTAGATTTACTTGGTGGATTACCCTAGTAGGGTCATCAAAGTTCAGCTTCCATGTCACAATGGACAACTACACCGTGCATGTTTTCAAGACATTGTTGGTTTGTTATCGACTGTAAAACTTAGTGACACATCAAATCCGTAATAGACACCCATTGGAAGTTGGAGCATGTCCAAACAGCTTTAGACGAAATTAACCACCAGACTTAGATCTCTAACTTATTTGTTTtaagaacttctaaaaactaGCTGGAAGGATATATATTAATGAAAATTCTTTTAGGCTGAATGGGCTACCATTTGCTCTAGCTCCAATATGTGGAGCCAAAAGTTTGTGGAGAGCCAATATCGCTCGACTGAACCCAGTGCGAGTTGACAAAAAGCATTGCTACAATGGGAAAGCATGAGAAGTGTGGACCATTTGTCTCATCATTGTGATGTTGCTACTTGATAGGGATGTGTAGGACCATTCTATTGGCTTAGTTGGAGTTGATTAGGTTCTCAACCGTACTGACACTATTTGAGGGTGGTGCTAGTCTTTTCCACCCAAGAATGTGCATTCAATGGATGATGTTTCCCCATTGCATATCATGGGGATTGTGCCAGGagagaatttggagattttttgaAGGCAAAGCAAATTCTGTCAAATCAGCTAAGTGGAGCTTCTCCTTGATGATTATAAGATGTACTCCATCAGTCCCTTTAGATATGAGTTCACTGATGCACACTTTTGGTGTGAATTGAGTGGGAGGGGCCCTGATGGGTCCCTATTAACAGGGGCTAATCCAGACCGTGTCTATGGAATTGTATGTCTCTTGGTTTGTTGCTACTTTTTTGGCTTTATCAGATGCTAATATTCTCAATTGTGAGATAGGGTTAAGAGGGTCACTTGGTATTTGGCTTATAGATGTCATTCTTACCCCTATTTTTTTGCTTAAAGAACTTTCTTTGCTATTAAAGAAGCATTGCCCAAGGAATCAAGACAGCTTTCTCTAAGCTACCATTATATAGACAGATAGACAGAGGGATGGATGGATTTAGGTCTAAATCTAATAATGTCAATGTGGAGATATGTGCTCGAGATCTTAGTAATCGTGGGGAAGCTTTAGGGAAATGATGAGCCTTTAGAGTCTATTACTATGCACTCAAGAGCCTGAGAATCGTCTGGAAGCATTAGGGGGATGAGCGCCGAAGGAAATATCTCAACCAACTCTTCGGACTACACTAAATACATACATTTTAAAAACCCAAAGAAAGTacagatttttatatatatatatatatatattttctatatTCTCGATTGTTTTTCAAAACATTTTGGCAAAAAAAAGAAGATTGCCAATACACTCCATATCATATTGTATTCGGACCTGTGCGTTATGCCTATTTGTTTGATTGACAAACTATGCTACAAGGATACTCGACCCGAGGATGGCGGACAGTATGCtctggttttcagtttgtacaagtgtgCCCGTGGTTCATCTATCTAAATAAGAAAAGGCTTTTGATGTGATAtgctctttctttcttccatgtATCTCTGGAATGTTTGAGAATGTCTGTGGAATCATATTAACATCAATATCAATTAAATTCATGCATAACAACATTTAGCTCGGATTGGAAATATAAAGTACAAATTCCCATATATACATGATTGGGTATGTGGCTAAGGATACCGTTCACTTATTGATGCATACGTAGATTCTCGGCCGAGAGTTTGAAAAATTGGAGCCAGTAGTTCATTGATCCgtaccattgattttttttggtTGCCACAAATCGCAGAATAGAAGTTCCTTAACCTTAGATCAGTGGATCCTATGCATAAAAAAGCGTGCATTTGGATTGGATTTGGAAATATAACAGGCAGATTCCCATATATACATGATTGGATTTGGGTTTGAGCAGGGGTATACCTGTACTCAGTCTGTTTATTAATTAtgcttaaaaaaaaaacccaaatccaTACCCATACCCAGCCCGCTTCATATAGGTGCAAACTTTGACCTCAAATGCTTGTGACCCACCAAATTATCTTTATAAGGCTTGATTTTTGTGTAACATGAATTGAAAATGTAACTATGCAAAGTTTTGGCTattatcaatgttgtcaaatcacataAATCAGCCTAAGCTGATCGCTTATGCCATCGCATAATTGCATAAGTGATCGCTCATGCTGATGGCTTTTTttgattaataaaataaaaaaattgtaaaatttctaaaaattaagaaaaactgTCTAATTACTTcaagtgattggattgggtttatttacctatttcattgtagtttgctATTAGGCCATttatatgttgatatatatatatatatatatatatatatatatattataacaaaACAAATTTAAGTAATCAGCAAGTTACACGAAGAAAGAACTAATTATTGAAAACTACAAACATAGAAATTGTATCGATAACTTGAATCTTGATGAGTTGATGCAAAcaatacaagttacaagttacaacttattaCAATTTACAAGAAATTTAATTGTTGGCCATTATGCCATGGCATTCTAAAGTATGCCATGATTATGCGATTATGCCATGGCATAACCATCGTATGCTTGAGTATGCCACGGCATACTTCCTGCATGGATATGTGACCAAGGCATATGCGATATGAGCTAGtgtatgcgatcgcacatgacaacactggttATTATAACGTATGATTTTTGAGTGTCCATGTAACTTGTTCCCTGGAAAAAAAGTTGTAAACTTAAGGGCACTCCATGGGCTTATGTTACTTCTACAAAGAATAAAAATTGAGTGTCCGTGTAGTGCTGCTTGGCTGaagaataaataaaaggaaaaaaagtccTTTGCTACTTccgaaaagaggaagaagaaaaagaaaaaagaaaaacgaagAAGGAAAACACAAGAAAAAAGGATGAATGATGATCACGACAGACTAATGTCATGCAATTGAAGTTGATCGGGGTTTCAGGATGAGTACTGGTCTGTTGCGTCATTCTTGTCTACTCAAGGGTGGTatgcacttattattattatttttctggcAAATCACATTTTATATTAATAAGCTCCAAGAGGGGGGGAAAATACACCCAGCAGTCTGCAGATGTATTAGTAGTGTGCAACTTTAAGTGTTGAAAGCTGAAACCCTTGTAGCTTTTCTTGCGTTTGTTTTCGTGATCTACTATTCAAGAACTGTTTCGAATTTATGGAATGTGATTTGTATGAGAATGTGTGCCCGGCCTAACTATGTAAACTGGGTTGATTGAATATCTAGGAATATTGTCTCAACAGTCAACTTGGACTGCAAGTTGGACCTGAAAGCAATAGCCCTGCAAGCCCGCAACGCAGAATATAATCCCAAGGTATGGGTCAATCTTAGATGGTGCATTTCTGTCTTGTTGATAAATAAGAATCTTTACTGGGCGGTGTGGGCTGAACGTAATAACCGATGTTTCAGGAAACTCTCATCTTCAGCGGCTGCcatgttttctagggttttggtGATTTTTAGGGATTAGGACCCTTAAGGCTGGGgtgtttttgttttgttgttgTGCTTGGGTAGTTATTTCTTctgatttccttttttctttttgggtttcCCTGgtttttcttgttgctttttagtTCTTTGTCCCCGTAGCCTTGCCGTTTTGGCTCTTTTAATATATTTCcttatctctaaaaaaaaaaagaatctttaATGGGAAACAAAAAAATATGACATTTAGAATCTTCACTCTGATggcccccctctctctcttctttggaAGGGTAAATGTTACCTCTATTGAGAAGCAAATTGGGTTTCAAACTTCTTCACTGTTATTTGTTCACTTTACTTTGATGGTTATTTCAGTGGATGAGTTATCCAATTCATTACCTGAGGATATGTGCAATATGCTCGGGTTTTCAGTTCACACAAGTGGAGAGATGCTTGATTGGCTGGGCcgcaaaaatggatggtcagacaCTTCACAGTCTGGGAACAAATGGAAATGGTTTTCAGTTTATACAACTAGTGCTTTATTGCTTTTCTCCAACCATTTATTTGCAAGCAACAAatggaaatgttttttttttttttttgaaacgaaCAAATTGAAATGTTATGCTGACTTCTTGGGAATGGTCCATCTGCGATGGTGCACAGTGTACTGATGGTCTACATCATTGCTGAAAAACTGGTTGAGCTGACTCCAAACAAatggaaatgttttttttttttttttttgaaacgcaCAGATTGAAATGTTATGCTGACCTATGGAGAAAATTCTTTGGGAATGATCCATCTGTGATGGTGCACAACGTACTGATGGTCTACATCATAGCTGAAAAACTGGTTGAGCTGACTCCAAACAAAtggaaatggtttttttttttttttttgaaacgaaCAAATTGAAATGTTATGCTGACCTATGGAGAAAATTCTTTGGGAATGGTCCATCTATGATGGTGCACAACGTACTGATGGTCTTACATCATAGCTGAAAAACTGGTTGAGCTTACTCCAAATTTGGTTGATCTGAAATGGTTGTCTACATCCTAGTCACAACGTACTCTTTGAATCGATCAACTTGATGGACTTTCGAGTTGAGTCCTGTTTTTGGGTTTTCCAACCATGGTCAGATTAGATAACACGGGCCCACTTGTATATAAAATGAAACTCAAGTATTCTATGCATGTCCTCTAGTCGAGTTTCATATAAatcctcattgcattgtatttttTGTCAAGAATGACTAATTTGCCTTCTCAAATTGTTTTTTTAACAGCGTTTTGCTGCAGTCATAATGCGGATAAGGGAGCCGAAAACAACAGCTTTAATATTTGCGTCCGGTAAAATGGTGAGTTGATACTTGATGGGTTATGAGAGACTTCTAATTGTACTTCTCAGTAATCTGCTTTCTACTTGTTCCAATGGGCTAGTTGATTTTCTCCATCGTTGTACTACCCTTCACATGCACTATATAATTTTCCCCTGTATTTTTCTCTTGGGACATCCAATAGTGGATTTTGCATTTTCCTTTGTTTACTCTTGTCTTTGTTTTCAGTTTGTGGCGTCAGttatcttccacttgcatggacATTTTTTATTGGCTATTTCtgttccaaaaaaagaaaaaagtgataGTCTCTTTCTTGTTTGGATTCTCTGGTTGTATAAACTTGTCCTTCTTAGCATGCCTCAGAAGAAATAGATTCCATAGAAATCTTGACTTTGTTCGGTGTTTATCGGTGTATACCCACATTTGTGGACCTTTTGTTGGAAGCTTAGAACTTTGGTTTCAGCTTCAGCTCACGAAGAGGTGAGGTTTTGATATGGTCTCCAATTCTTTATGCGGTGTGGTGGTCGATGTGAAGAGAATGTAATAATCGGGCCGTTAAAAACAAGTTAGAATGCCCATCTAAAATGGGAAACCTAACTAGAGAGGAGATAATTTTATGGGCCTTGTTGTCTGAGTCTGCCGGTGTGGAAAGCGACACCCTTAGAAGGGTCTGATTGGAGGTTATTGAGAATAGATCTGCTTTTTCCCATCTATTTGTGTTCTTTGGAGTCCTCTGGTCGGCATGCGGAAATTTAAATTTGATGGTAGTTCCACAGGCAATCCTGCTTCTGGTGTTAATCCTTGGGTTAGGGATCAACAAGGGATGGCTCGTAAATTGTTTACAGGACCTATTGGTATTGCAATTCTAATGTGGCGGAGGTGCAGGGACTTTGGGCAGTGTGCGAAAATCATCATTGCGCTTAATGCTCTCCCCACTATCTTGAAAGGCTACTTTGCAAATTCCATCAGTTGGGCTTAACTCTGCTTTGGTCTCTCCCTGGCATTTTTCTCGTTGGATGGAACTTAAGTCGAACTATCTTGATCTGGCCAGGAAACGATGCTATCTCCAAAGCACTGTTGTTGGAGACTCACTTCCTATTTTGTAGTGATTTTTgtatcttttccttctttttgatAAGACTCCACAAATCATCAACTATCCCGCATGGGCTTTCATTTCTTTTGGAGAAATGTGCGATTGTAATTATGGGAACTTCAGTCCCTTCTTCTGTCAACAAGCTCTCCTTCCCATGTTCTGGACGGATATCTGGCTTGGAGATGTCCCACTGAAAGACAAATTCTCTTCCATTTTCCGTCTTGCTGCAAAGAAAAACAGCTTCATTGTTGTTAATTATTCTATCGTAGCAAATAGAGTGGTTTGGAATATTCAATGCCGTAGGAATTTGGAGGATTGGGAAATCATCGAGTTGGTTGAGCTAATGGATTGTGTGCAGCATGCTCTTCTGAATCAGACGTTGAAGGACAGTCTAACGTGGAAAGCTGACAAATCCTCAGTCTTCACAGTCAGATCCCTTTACAAGCAGCTCTCTCTCATTCACGGCAGCTTCTCTTCGTAGGGTCTTCATTTCCTTTGGAAGTATGATGTgcaagcccccccccccccccccgggtcgTTGGCTGGGAACAGGAAAATCCTCACTATTGATAACCTCAGAAGAAAAGGCATGGCTTTAACCAATGTTTGTATCTGCTGCCTGAAAGCGGAAGAATCTGTGGACCATCTGTTGATCCATTGCCCGTTTGCTTGATCCATTTGGTCAAACATCATCTCATGCTTCAACATCAGTTGGTGTTTCCCTAGGGATGTAGAAGCGCTTCTAAAGGCTTGGCATGGCTTTAGAATAGGTAAGTTGAAATCTCGCTTATGGCGGATGGCAATCATGGCAATATGGTGGGCGGTGTAGACAGAACGAAATAATCGCTGTTTCTGCAATGAATCGAAGTCTTCTCATGTCGTGGCTTCCTCCGTCAAGTGTCTGATCGCGGAATGGGTATCCCATCTCCATGGGCCTGATGTAGATCTAACCTTCCTTGAGGCCTAGTTTTTGCTCTGCTATCTAAGCAGTGCCccgtgtttttttgttttttttttttctgttttctctTTTATCTTCCCATGTTGGATGTGTGGCCGACATTCATACTTCTTGCATCCAACCAAAGGGTCCATACTTAAAACTCCACATAATCCTAGCTGTCCAACGAAAGGCGCGGGCGCGCATGATGGTGATCTAGATAAATGGTTGACTTGTTTGTATTATAATCAATATAAATCCATTTCCtactgataaataaataaataaagaaaaaaaaaataaaagaagaagaagaaaccattCCCCTAACTATTGACTGGATGGTTATGAGAGGCATGGACAATTAGGATTGtgtggatgattggatcatctgtctttttctttcttcctttttttaaaaaaaaatctgagaGGGAGGGGCAATCAAAGAAGGGGCCCACGTGTTGGATGATCTAGATCAACGATTGGGCCTTTTCTGTTATAATCAATATGGGCTGGCCATTTCTCTAGCCAATGATGCAAGATGAGATCACCCgatgaaagtttttcttttttcttttttttgttttattattgtttttttcttAATTTGAGAAGGATAGGCAGTTAAAGGTAGGACCCTGGGTGATGGGTGATCTAGAtcaatgattggacggtttttACTTTCTACTGCAATCAGTATCTATAATCCATTTACCTAGGACCTTTCAATTTTTTTCCCATTTACCTAGGgattggttggatggttaggatcatccaaccgaAGTGATTTTTTGAGAGGGATGTgcaattaaaggtgggcccatgcGATGGATGATATGGATCAGAATTGAGCCATTTCTAGTATAATCAGTATGGACTATTCAATTCCCTAGCCAATTAATGGACGGTTCTTAGTGATATTTGAGAGGATGGGTTATCAaactgggacccacatgatggatggtccatatcaaggaTTAAGGATCTTCTTGTATTACCATGAGGGCCACTTGATTGAGCCATCAGACTTTTCAGATATCTAAAGATTGGCACGTAAGGCTCCATGTGCAATTGGGCTAACATTATTGATTTTAATGTTATGTGTGTCTATCTTGCTTTATAATTAGCTGCTAATAAATGCATACATTTCATTCATTTCCTGGAACTCTCCAAATAGGAAAGCTCTGGTACACCAAGAGTAGAGTTCTAGGTAAGCCAAACAGAGTGTGATTCCGAGGTACCAGATTGTTCCTCAATCAATGGATTCTgataccaaacagggccttggaGAATCCCCAGGACTAGAAGAATGGAAAGTTGGCCTTTTATCACTTGCAAGCTAATTTAGGTGAGGTCTTCATGATGACTGGATCTCTCTTTCTGTGTACTTTGGAATGTCTATTAGGCAAGGTTCAAAGTTCTGTCCGAAACCGGTACATATCGTCCATTACTTAGCAGTATTGTCCGTGATGTGGATGTATCAGTCTGCATCAGCCTGAAACAGTCCAATAGAGGGCGATATGGGGTGATGCAGGGCTGTCGATACGATAGCCGCTACACTGATTTTAAACCTTGATATTAGGTTACCCTAAAGTTAGAACACGTCTACATTCATTGGACAGCATCGTGTTAGAGGCTTTAGGAGAGAAGGGGTTAGACTATGACAATGATGGGATGTGCTTGTTGACTTGTGTTGATTTTGAAAGTTGGAGCTATGAAGGGCTTGCGATACACGGTGGAATCATGGGATGTTTCATATGACAGGAACGCCACAACCATGTACCAtggtgatgcagggatgaacatgatgaggtcgatcaccgtcttcctcaaggataactactccgaatccacggagcttctctagactcctcacagagacttatcgaatccacgagggaagaaagcaagaaaatagaaataaattctaataaattcaaattttaattgatgaatgaaataaatgagttcacaaccctttaaatagggataccaaacaataagagagaaatcagaagcaaactataactaaaactcctagaaattcgtaacttactataaatagtaaatttactttttatagtaagtttcctatgtggcttaaccacgttattctcctaattattctaagcacttttcatgttggacacaactcctaaagcccaacggatgagttataatcaaactaaaacttactataaataataaaaacggaaataaacgtggaatttgaccgtcgatttgatggaatcatgcaaatttggcgtgggcaacctggcgtagccgggttggttggataaagtagcttgtcctaccccaaaatcatatatggtacgtcgagtaactcattccggtttgcgagatatgcctgttttaaggttctgacggtcttgatgacttctacctctgattgggccttctctgatccatcttggatatgaaagtgtctgcgacccgctctacatcacatggAATCAAGTTACTTCCAGGAAATGAGTCCGGTAATGTACCATGGAAGGGTTCCTGCAGTTGACTACGAATGTGCAGTTCCCTGCaactatatttattttattttattgggaAAGCTACTATGTATCTCCTGGTTTCTTTTCTTGTGACATGATAAATCTTCATCGGTCAGAATTGTCAAAggcttgttttgaaaactttcagTAATGTGATTGTCATCAGATTTTcaagtttaaaaagaaaaaaacatgatGATTGATCATTGATGCTGAGCTTTTTGGTTGTTTGCATCTGGCCCCAACATAGCACCATCCAAGCAACTTCAAAGTTTTAACCATTAGTTTTTGCTCTAAGAGTAAATTATATGTCATTCTATTCGATGACGTGATGTTCATTGGGTTCCAGATTTTGTCTTGGTCTTTTGATGGGACCTTTGAATATCCTGATCTATGAAATTTTTTGTTTTCAGGTTTGTACTGGAGCAAAGAGCGAGCAGCAATCCAAGCTTGCAGCAAGGAAGGTATGCCATTACTGCTTCTTGATTTTATCACCTGAAATAAgttaaagagaaaaaagaaaagctcTCTGAATCTCAGCTAAAGGTGAAGCTGGAATATATTgaattttcctttgttttttcagTATGCCCGTATTATTCAGAAACTTGGCTTCCCTGCTAAATTCAAGGTATGTAGTAATGCACTGCTAAAAGCCTTTTGGTCTCTTCTAGTCTATTATACTTGTTGCTGGTTTCTGTTGAATTATCCAGGTTGAGCCCTCATGTATTCTATTCTTATTTCAATCTAATAGGACTTTAAGATTCAGAACATCGTCGGATCCTGCGATGTCAAATTCCCTATAAGGCTGGAGGGTCTTGCTTATTCTCACGGGGCTTTCTCAAGTGTGAGTTATGACCCCATGCTCAAGAAATTTCTCTTATACAAAAATACT
Coding sequences:
- the LOC131249255 gene encoding TATA-box-binding protein is translated as MADQGLEGSQPVDLSKHPSGIVPTLQNIVSTVNLDCKLDLKAIALQARNAEYNPKRFAAVIMRIREPKTTALIFASGKMVCTGAKSEQQSKLAARKYARIIQKLGFPAKFKDFKIQNIVGSCDVKFPIRLEGLAYSHGAFSSYEPELFPGLIYRMKQPKIVLLIFVSGKIVLTGAKVRDETYTAFENIYPVLTEFRKSQQ